ATATAGTACCTAATAACATTTCTTTTTTATATTGCTCTAATTTATTTTTAACGTCAGATTGTGTTTTACCTTCAAACTCTTTTCTAATAGGCTTACCATTATCATTATATCCAATGGTTATAGATGCTCTCCATCCTACTTGCTTTCCATTTCTCATCCTTTTAACGATAGACCCTTCTCCGTTTGCTCTTTTATTTGCCATCAGTACCACCACTTAATAATTTATTTATTAATTCTCCTTGTTTATCAATAAACTTGTAACATGATTCAATTTCTTTATCCTTTATTTTTATAAACTCTTCTAATTGATTAATTTTTGATAAATAAAGTAATTCTAATTGTTTTGGCTCTAATTTATCATATAAATATTCTTTGTTTTCAAGTTCATTTTCATAAAGTTGTTGATTTTTCAGTGTTATTATATCGTCAATACTCATTTTTGATAGTCTTTGGTCTATATATTCACTTAATAGATCATCATATACATCATCTTCTATGTCTAGTAACTTATTCATATCTATATTGAATATATCCGATATAAACCTAACTACACTAGGTGGTGGTGTTATTTCATTAGATTCATACTTTTGTATAGTTCGTAATGATTTATTTAATTTATTAGCTAGTTCAGTTTGAGTCATTTTATTTATTTTTCTATATCTTTTTATATTGTCTCCTATCGCCATTTAAATACCTCCATGTATCTTTTATATATTATAATGCATTATATATCGTTAATAATTAATAATATTATAACATAATATGAACCTTATATGAATAAAAACATCTTAAAATGAAAAAAAAATTTGACTAATACAATAAAAGTTTATATAATTAAAATAAGAATACGAATTAATATGTACTAAGTATTTTGAAAGGAGGTAAAAAATGTTTAGTTTAAAGTTAGCAAGAATAAAGAAAAATTTAACTCAAAAACAATTGGCTGAGTTAGTTGGTGTATCATCATCAACAATAAACCGTATAGAAACTGGCAAACAAGTGTTAAAACTTGATATGCTTAGTAAATTAGCTGAAGTATTAGAAATACAAGTAAATGAGTTATTAGAGGTAAAATAGGGGGATTTATGAAGGAAATAAAAGAACATGAATTACTTCATCCAGTAGAAAGTAATTTATTAATTGATTTAGTAGAAGGACAGTATATAGCAATAGGAGAAAAAAAGACAGTTAGGAAAGTATTTGATGATTTAATAAAGAAGATAGAGAATTTAACAAGGGGGATATAATGGAAAATAAAAAACTAATGACAGTTAAAGAATTTGCAAAAGAATATGGATTAGGAACTAATAAAGCTTATGAGATGGTAAGAGCTAAAGGATTTCCAGTAATAACATTAGGTAAAAAGAAGCTTATAGTAAGAGATAGAATAGATGAGTTTTTATATAAAAATATAGGTAATTCATTTTAGGAGGTGATATATTGCCTAACAATTTTGAAGTAATAAAAGTTAAAGAATTGTTTCCAGTAGTTCCAGTATTTAATTACACTAATAAACCAGTAGTACCATGGAAAAAAGATGTTAACAGATTATCTAGGGATTATGAGTTAAAAGGTGTAAATGAATATATTGACTATGTAAATAATAAAAATGAAGTTAAAAAAAGTAAAGTAACTGGATATGCATTAATAACTGGTAAAGATAGTGGAATTATGGTGTTAGATTTAGACCGTAACCATGGAGACGGCTCTAAGGATGGTATAAAAGCATATAAAGAACTTATCGAAAGCTTAAAACTAACACAAGAGGAGCAAAAACAAGCATTTGATACATTTACTGTAAAAACTCCTAACGGTGGCCTACATTTATATTTTAAGTATAAAGAAGGTTTAAAAAATGATAGCAACAAGGATTTATCAATAGATATTAGAACGGATGGAGGACTTATAATTGCTCCTGGCTCACTTAG
The Romboutsia ilealis genome window above contains:
- a CDS encoding helix-turn-helix domain-containing protein, with protein sequence MFSLKLARIKKNLTQKQLAELVGVSSSTINRIETGKQVLKLDMLSKLAEVLEIQVNELLEVK
- a CDS encoding helix-turn-helix domain-containing protein — translated: MENKKLMTVKEFAKEYGLGTNKAYEMVRAKGFPVITLGKKKLIVRDRIDEFLYKNIGNSF
- a CDS encoding helix-turn-helix domain-containing protein yields the protein MAIGDNIKRYRKINKMTQTELANKLNKSLRTIQKYESNEITPPPSVVRFISDIFNIDMNKLLDIEDDVYDDLLSEYIDQRLSKMSIDDIITLKNQQLYENELENKEYLYDKLEPKQLELLYLSKINQLEEFIKIKDKEIESCYKFIDKQGELINKLLSGGTDGK